The Streptomyces sp. DH-12 genome has a window encoding:
- a CDS encoding SURF1 family protein, translated as MYRFLLSRQWVTLTLAALLLVPTMIVLGVWQMNRYEERAARNQLVTDALAADPVPVEELAAPGRAVTRAERYRTVTATGRFDTDSEVVVRRRTNADEEIGFHVLTPFVLDDGAVLLVNRGWIPADGPSQTEFPKVPAPPRGETTITGRLMPDETTEASGIKELEGLPDRQIMLIDSEREAERLDAEVLGGYVAQTAPEPRGGLPQQLGDPGKENAALNYAYAVQWWLFAAAVPVGWVVLARREARERAAKAGGETDAGPSGAARTESAAV; from the coding sequence GTGTACCGCTTCCTGCTGTCCCGGCAATGGGTGACCCTCACACTGGCCGCCCTGCTTCTCGTCCCCACGATGATCGTGCTGGGCGTATGGCAGATGAACCGCTACGAGGAGCGGGCCGCCCGTAACCAGCTGGTGACCGACGCGCTGGCCGCCGACCCGGTGCCGGTGGAGGAGCTGGCGGCCCCGGGCCGCGCGGTGACCCGCGCCGAGCGCTACCGCACGGTGACCGCCACGGGCCGCTTCGACACGGACTCCGAGGTCGTGGTGCGCCGCCGCACCAACGCCGACGAGGAGATCGGCTTCCACGTCCTGACCCCGTTCGTCCTGGACGACGGCGCGGTGCTGCTGGTCAACCGCGGCTGGATCCCCGCCGACGGCCCCAGCCAGACCGAGTTCCCGAAGGTGCCCGCGCCGCCGCGCGGCGAGACCACGATCACCGGCCGGCTGATGCCGGACGAGACGACCGAGGCGAGCGGCATCAAGGAGCTCGAGGGCCTGCCGGACCGGCAGATCATGCTGATCGACAGCGAACGGGAGGCGGAGCGGCTGGACGCCGAGGTGCTCGGCGGCTACGTGGCGCAGACCGCGCCCGAGCCCCGGGGCGGCCTCCCCCAGCAGCTCGGCGACCCCGGCAAGGAGAACGCGGCGCTGAACTACGCGTACGCGGTCCAGTGGTGGCTGTTCGCCGCCGCCGTCCCGGTCGGCTGGGTCGTGCTGGCCCGCCGCGAGGCCCGCGAGCGGGCGGCGAAGGCGGGCGGGGAGACGGACGCCGGGCCGTCCGGCGCCGCCCGCACCGAGTCCGCGGCCGTCTGA
- a CDS encoding SDR family oxidoreductase — protein MDLGLKDQVYVVTGATRGLGHASARALVAEGAKVVVTGRKEDAVAEAVSSLGPDAAGMAVDNADPVAAERLIATARERFGRFDGVLVSVGGPPPGFVADTTDEQWQAAFESVFLGAVRLARAAAAELGEGGVVGFVLSGSVHEPIPGLTISNGLRPGLAGFAKSLADELGPRGIRVVGLLPGRIDTDRVRELDCLSADPEATRQASESRIPLRRYGTPEEFGRTAAFLLSPAASYITGVMLPVDGGSRHGF, from the coding sequence ATGGATCTTGGACTGAAGGACCAGGTGTACGTCGTCACCGGGGCCACCCGCGGACTGGGCCACGCCTCCGCGCGGGCGCTCGTCGCCGAGGGCGCGAAGGTGGTCGTCACGGGGCGGAAGGAGGACGCGGTCGCCGAGGCCGTGTCCTCGCTGGGGCCGGACGCGGCCGGCATGGCCGTGGACAACGCCGACCCCGTGGCCGCCGAGCGGCTGATCGCCACCGCGCGGGAGCGGTTCGGCCGCTTCGACGGCGTCCTCGTCAGCGTGGGCGGGCCGCCGCCGGGGTTCGTCGCCGACACCACCGACGAGCAGTGGCAGGCGGCGTTCGAGTCGGTGTTCCTCGGCGCGGTGCGGCTCGCCCGCGCGGCCGCCGCGGAGCTGGGCGAGGGGGGTGTCGTCGGCTTCGTGCTGTCCGGCTCGGTGCACGAGCCGATCCCCGGGCTGACCATCTCCAACGGGCTGCGCCCGGGCCTGGCCGGCTTCGCCAAGTCCCTCGCCGACGAGCTGGGCCCGCGCGGCATCCGCGTCGTGGGCCTGCTGCCCGGGCGCATCGACACCGACCGGGTACGCGAGCTGGACTGCCTGTCCGCCGACCCGGAGGCCACCCGCCAGGCCTCCGAGTCCCGCATCCCGCTCCGCCGCTACGGCACCCCGGAGGAGTTCGGCCGCACGGCGGCGTTCCTCCTCTCGCCGGCGGCGTCGTACATCACCGGTGTGATGCTCCCGGTGGACGGCGGGTCACGGCACGGGTTCTGA
- the amaP gene encoding alkaline shock response membrane anchor protein AmaP, with translation MNKTVNRVLLALAGLVLCALGGPVLAIGLGTPAPSWWLHDGRHDVLLDDSERTRWRDEGWWWPVVIAALAVVVLLCLWWLVSVLRRRRMSEVFVDSGDGEGAALRGRALEHALAEEANRQDGVARARVRLTGRRGTPRARVVLLLEPHVDPGTALDTLTTGPLTHAREATGLPALPAEVRLRAVKHRPERVT, from the coding sequence GTGAACAAGACCGTCAACCGTGTGCTGCTCGCGCTGGCGGGACTGGTGCTGTGCGCGCTCGGCGGGCCGGTGCTGGCGATCGGTCTCGGCACGCCCGCGCCCTCCTGGTGGCTGCACGACGGCCGGCACGACGTGCTGCTCGACGACTCCGAGCGGACCCGGTGGCGGGACGAGGGCTGGTGGTGGCCGGTGGTGATCGCCGCGCTCGCCGTGGTGGTCCTGCTCTGCCTGTGGTGGCTGGTCTCGGTGCTCCGCCGGCGACGGATGTCCGAGGTCTTCGTCGACTCCGGCGACGGGGAGGGGGCGGCGCTGCGGGGGCGTGCCCTGGAGCACGCGCTCGCCGAGGAGGCGAACCGCCAGGACGGCGTGGCCCGTGCCCGCGTCCGCCTCACCGGCCGCCGCGGCACGCCACGGGCCCGCGTCGTCCTGCTCCTGGAGCCCCACGTGGACCCCGGCACGGCCCTCGACACCCTCACCACCGGCCCCCTCACCCACGCCCGCGAGGCCACGGGTCTGCCCGCCCTCCCGGCGGAGGTGCGGCTCCGGGCGGTGAAACACCGCCCGGAGCGGGTCACCTGA
- a CDS encoding CopD family protein, which produces MLVLVTLGALIPLLGPSPALHGTGEADAPGTGGIALLRTVLFAALAVPVGELFAVRLARATPGAPPALPRSWSTAANSVGFVAALGLASVVATGNLVPSGPADIDVGGLYETRDGKLALLEVNGFLAAALCSASRRRAAQALPLAAVIVAEALRAHPTTEYSPLIGSALTLVHLTCASLWVGGLPYVLRTLRLWERTEAGVALLGRYARVALVLLVALTATGVCSSLRRMPPGTVLEQLTDTAYGRVLLAKLILMAGVAALALWARVRLARAADPLTASSPARTEVYVLALVVAVSGLLTALPVPIRW; this is translated from the coding sequence GATACCCCTGCTCGGTCCGTCGCCCGCACTGCACGGCACCGGGGAGGCGGACGCTCCCGGCACCGGCGGCATAGCCCTGCTGCGCACGGTGCTGTTCGCCGCGCTGGCCGTCCCCGTGGGCGAGCTGTTCGCCGTCCGGCTGGCGCGTGCGACGCCCGGCGCGCCTCCCGCCCTGCCCCGCAGCTGGTCCACCGCCGCCAACAGCGTCGGCTTCGTGGCCGCCCTCGGACTCGCCTCCGTGGTGGCGACCGGCAACCTCGTCCCCAGCGGTCCCGCCGACATCGACGTGGGCGGCCTCTACGAGACCCGGGACGGCAAGCTCGCCCTGCTGGAGGTCAACGGCTTCCTCGCGGCGGCCCTGTGCTCCGCCTCCCGCCGCCGCGCCGCCCAGGCGCTGCCGCTGGCCGCGGTGATCGTCGCGGAGGCGCTGCGCGCCCACCCGACGACGGAGTACAGCCCGCTCATCGGCTCCGCCCTGACGCTGGTGCACCTGACGTGCGCCTCCCTGTGGGTGGGCGGCCTGCCGTACGTGCTGCGCACGTTGCGGCTGTGGGAGCGTACGGAGGCGGGCGTGGCGCTGCTGGGCCGTTACGCGCGCGTGGCGCTCGTCCTGCTCGTCGCCCTCACCGCGACGGGGGTGTGCAGCTCGCTGCGCCGGATGCCGCCCGGGACCGTCCTGGAGCAGCTGACGGACACCGCGTACGGGCGGGTACTGCTCGCCAAGCTGATCCTCATGGCCGGTGTCGCCGCGCTCGCCCTGTGGGCGCGCGTGCGGCTGGCCCGCGCGGCCGACCCGCTGACCGCGAGTTCACCCGCGCGGACCGAGGTGTACGTGCTCGCCCTGGTGGTCGCGGTGTCGGGACTGCTGACCGCGCTGCCGGTGCCCATCCGCTGGTGA
- a CDS encoding glycoside hydrolase family 15 protein: MHRIEDYALIGDEQTAALVGTDGSIDWLCLPRFDSAACFARLLGDEDNGYWRIAPRGQERCARRAYRDDSLVLNTVWETPDGAVQVTDLMPQRHQAPDVVRIVQGLSGEVTVRSILRLRFDYGSVVPWVRKDDGHRVAVAGPDSAWLRSEPEVRTWGEGLGTHSEFTVREGERVAFVLTWHPSHEPRPALVDPYASLRHSLKDWQAWASRCRYRGPHRDMVVRSLITLKALTYRPTGGIVAAATTSLPEDPGGVRNWDYRFCWLRDSTLTLSALLSAGYQEEAEAWRDWLLRAVAGEPSDLQIMYGLAGERRLPEFELPWLSGFNGATPVRIGNDAVNQLQLDVYGEVVDSLALARRSGLPGRPDVWALQSVMLDFLRTAWRQPDEGLWEVRGGRRHFVHSKVMVWVAADRAVRAMEDHPELEGDLDGWRALRDEVHREVCEKGYDPVRNTFTQSYGSRELDAALLLIPRAGFLPPDDPRVLGTIDAIRAELGQDGLVRRYTPDATGVDGLPGQEGAFLACAFWLVDALHMTGRTEEARALFERLLGLANDVGLLAEEYDTVNGQLLGNFPQAFSHIGLVNSALALFGDEGAG, from the coding sequence GTGCACCGCATCGAGGACTACGCGCTCATCGGCGACGAGCAGACCGCTGCCCTGGTGGGCACCGACGGCTCGATCGACTGGCTCTGCCTGCCCCGCTTCGACTCGGCGGCCTGCTTCGCACGGCTGCTCGGCGACGAGGACAACGGGTACTGGCGCATCGCCCCACGGGGCCAGGAGCGGTGCGCGCGCCGCGCCTACCGGGACGATTCGCTGGTCCTGAACACCGTGTGGGAGACACCCGACGGCGCGGTGCAGGTCACCGACCTGATGCCGCAGCGCCACCAGGCGCCGGACGTGGTGCGGATCGTGCAGGGGCTCAGCGGTGAGGTGACCGTGCGCAGCATCCTGCGGCTGCGGTTCGACTACGGCTCGGTCGTGCCCTGGGTGCGCAAGGACGACGGGCACCGGGTCGCGGTGGCCGGGCCCGACTCGGCGTGGCTGCGCAGCGAGCCGGAGGTGCGCACCTGGGGCGAAGGCCTGGGCACCCACTCGGAGTTCACGGTGAGGGAGGGCGAGCGGGTCGCCTTCGTGCTCACCTGGCACCCCTCGCACGAGCCACGGCCCGCGCTGGTCGACCCGTACGCCTCGCTGCGGCACAGCCTGAAGGACTGGCAGGCCTGGGCGTCCCGGTGCCGCTACCGGGGGCCGCACCGGGACATGGTGGTGCGGTCCCTGATCACGCTGAAGGCGCTCACCTACCGTCCCACCGGCGGCATCGTCGCGGCCGCCACCACCTCCCTGCCGGAGGATCCGGGCGGCGTACGGAACTGGGACTACCGCTTCTGCTGGCTGCGCGACTCCACGCTCACCCTGAGCGCGCTGCTCTCCGCCGGCTACCAGGAGGAGGCCGAGGCCTGGCGCGACTGGCTGCTGCGCGCGGTCGCCGGGGAACCGTCGGACCTGCAGATCATGTACGGGCTGGCGGGCGAGCGGCGGCTGCCGGAGTTCGAACTGCCGTGGCTGTCCGGCTTCAACGGCGCCACCCCCGTACGGATCGGCAACGACGCCGTGAACCAGCTCCAGCTCGACGTGTACGGCGAGGTGGTGGACTCGCTGGCGCTGGCCCGGCGTTCGGGGCTGCCCGGGAGGCCGGACGTGTGGGCGCTGCAGTCGGTGATGCTGGACTTCCTGCGCACGGCCTGGCGGCAGCCCGACGAAGGACTGTGGGAGGTGCGCGGCGGCCGGCGCCATTTCGTGCACTCCAAGGTGATGGTGTGGGTGGCCGCGGACCGCGCGGTGCGCGCGATGGAGGATCACCCGGAGCTGGAGGGCGACCTGGACGGGTGGCGCGCGCTGCGTGACGAGGTGCACCGGGAGGTGTGCGAGAAGGGCTACGACCCGGTGCGCAACACGTTCACCCAGTCCTACGGATCGCGCGAGCTGGACGCGGCGCTGCTGCTGATCCCCCGGGCCGGTTTCCTGCCCCCGGACGACCCGCGCGTGCTCGGCACCATCGACGCGATCCGGGCCGAGCTGGGCCAGGACGGTCTCGTGCGCCGCTACACCCCGGACGCCACCGGCGTGGACGGGCTGCCCGGGCAGGAGGGCGCGTTCCTGGCGTGCGCGTTCTGGCTCGTGGACGCCCTGCACATGACCGGCAGGACCGAGGAGGCCCGCGCGCTGTTCGAACGGCTGCTGGGGCTGGCCAACGACGTGGGGCTGCTGGCGGAGGAGTACGACACGGTGAACGGGCAGCTGCTGGGCAACTTCCCGCAGGCGTTCAGCCACATCGGCCTGGTGAACAGCGCCCTCGCCCTGTTCGGCGACGAGGGGGCAGGATAG
- a CDS encoding DEDDh family exonuclease: MLEDLTAAASSPTAWPAAYPRGYAVVDVETTGLARDDRIISAAVYRLDARGEVEDHWYTVVNPERDPGPVWIHGLTSEMLEGAPLFQDVAAEFAARLEGRVLVAHNAVFDWQMIAREYARARSEAPVRQRLCTIALSKELRLPLPNHKLESLAAHFGVVQRRAHHALDDARVLAEAFRPSLWAAAAGGVRLPLHECRPLTEWSDRPRTGQQAGYGGRQPASWRPSRKRPACPYPNPGRYEPGKRLKQGMRVAFSGDTSVERDLLEDRATEAGLHVASSLSRLTSLLVTNDPDSGTSKTVKARQYGTPVVDEAAFGQLLADVEPASET, translated from the coding sequence ATGCTCGAAGACCTCACCGCCGCAGCCTCCTCCCCCACCGCGTGGCCGGCCGCGTACCCGCGGGGATACGCGGTCGTCGACGTGGAGACGACGGGGCTGGCCCGGGACGACCGCATCATCTCCGCGGCCGTCTACCGGCTGGACGCGCGCGGCGAGGTCGAGGACCACTGGTACACGGTGGTCAACCCGGAGCGCGACCCGGGCCCGGTGTGGATACACGGGCTGACGAGCGAGATGCTCGAAGGGGCGCCCCTCTTCCAGGACGTCGCGGCGGAGTTCGCGGCGCGTCTGGAGGGCCGCGTGCTGGTGGCGCACAACGCGGTGTTCGACTGGCAGATGATCGCCCGCGAGTACGCCCGCGCGCGCAGCGAGGCCCCGGTGAGACAGCGGCTGTGCACCATCGCCCTGTCCAAGGAGCTGAGGCTGCCGCTGCCCAACCACAAGCTGGAGTCCCTGGCCGCGCACTTCGGCGTGGTGCAGCGGCGGGCGCACCACGCCCTCGACGACGCGCGCGTTCTGGCGGAGGCGTTCCGGCCCAGCCTGTGGGCCGCGGCGGCGGGCGGCGTACGGCTGCCGCTGCACGAGTGCCGGCCGCTCACCGAGTGGTCGGACCGTCCCCGCACCGGACAGCAGGCGGGCTACGGCGGACGGCAGCCCGCCAGTTGGCGTCCCTCCCGCAAGAGGCCCGCATGCCCCTATCCCAACCCGGGCCGGTACGAACCGGGCAAGCGTCTGAAGCAGGGCATGCGGGTGGCGTTCTCCGGAGACACCTCCGTCGAACGGGACCTGCTGGAGGACCGGGCGACCGAGGCCGGGCTGCATGTGGCGTCGAGCCTGTCCCGGCTCACCAGCCTCCTGGTCACCAACGACCCCGACTCGGGCACGTCGAAGACGGTCAAGGCCCGCCAGTACGGCACCCCGGTGGTCGACGAGGCCGCCTTCGGCCAGCTCCTCGCCGACGTCGAGCCGGCCTCGGAGACCTGA